TCATGGATATTTCGCCAAGCTGTAGATTCCAACCATAGATTCCGCTCGCTTCACGAAGCAGCCTGAACCCCTGTGAATAGCTCATCAGTTTGCTGATGTACAGCGCCTGCTTCAGATCTTCCAGCACCGACTGCTTCTGGTCTTCGGACAGGCTTTTCATTTCACTCTGATAAGCTTCGCTGATGAGGGCACGTTCTTCTATGAGGCTCGAGAGGCATCTGACGAATACACTGTCGGTGATCAGCGAGAGCGGTATGCCGAGTTTCAGGCCTTCGATGCCCGTCCATTTTCCGGTCCCCTTCTGACCCGCCTTATCCAGAATCAGATCGATGATATAATTGCCGGATTCATCCTTGAACTCCAGTATGCGTGCAGTGATCTCGATCAGGTAGCTGTTGAGGTCTCCCCTGTTCCATTCGTCGAAGACTGCACTCATTTCATCATTCGACATATTGAGGCCGTGCTTCATGAAATAATAGCTTTCAGCAATCAGTTCCATATCTGCATACTCGATGCCGTTATGGATCATTTTGACGTAATGGCCGCTGCCATCCTCACCGATGTAGGTGACGCATGGTTTCCCGTCATCGGCTTTGGCAGCAATTTTCTCCAGTATGGCGCTGACATTGTCATACGCCTGACGCTGGCCGCCCGGCATCAGGGAGGGACCATTCAAGGCGCCCTCTTCGCCACCGCTTACTCCCATGCCGATGAAGTTGATGCCCTTTTCAGTGAGCTGCATATTACGCCGCCGGGTGTTCTCATACTGTTCATTTCCCCCGTCGATCAGCGTGTCCCCCTCCTCAAGGTACGGGGCGATCTGTTCGATGGTTTTATCCGTCACTTCCCCCGCCTTCACGAGAAGCAGGATGTTCCTTGGCTTCTTCAGGCTTTCAATGAATTTTTCCAATGAGGAGGCGATGTCCACATCCTCTTCCTTGAGTTCAATCATGCGGTTCTCCCTGACATCTTCGAAAAAGTCGAAAGTGACGACCTTGAAGCCGTTTCTCGACATGTTCTTTGCGATATTCGTCCCCATGACGCCAAGACCGACTACTCCAATATCATAGATCATGCGCTCTACTCCTTATCATTCTGGACTTTGATGATTTCAATGACCAGCTCAGTGATTTTATGCAGTTCTTCTATCGGCATTTTTTCTTCCGTCGTATGGATATTTTCGTATCCAAGGCCCAGTATCGCCGTATCCAGACCTGCTCCTGCAAATATATTGCCGTCGCTCCCGCCGCCGAGGCTGATGAGGTCCGGTCTGCGGCCGATGTTTTCTATAGCCTGAACTGCTGTCTTGACGACATCCGAGTCTTTGGAGGCCTTCAATGCAGCATACATCACTTCTGTCCTGACTTCTGCACGGCCGCCCATATCTTCGGCGACCTTCTCGAAAGTTTCTTTCATATGCGCTGTCTGTGCCTTCATCTTCTCATCATCGAGGCTTCTCGCTTCCCCAAGCAAGTAGACGTAGTCCGTGACTACATTCGTCGCGCCGCCGCCTTCAAAACGACCGATGTTCGCTGTTGTCTCTTCGTCGATGCGTCCGAGCTTCATCTGGCTGATGGCACGGGCTGCGATATTGATTGCACTTACGCCGGTTTCAGGTGCGACCCCAGCATGTGCTGTTTTCCCGTGTATATGCGCTTCAATCTTACTCTGGGTCGGTGCGGACGTAACCACAGTGCCGACTTTACCCGTGGAGTCGATCGCATAGCCGAATCTGCTTTTCAGCTGAGAAGCATCAAAGGCCTTCGCCCCCACGAGTCCGGACTCTTCTCCGACAGTGATGACGATTTCAATGTCCCCATGGCTCATGCCGGATTCTTTGATGGAATGGATGGCTTCGATGAGTGACGCAATCCCTGCCTTGTCATCGGATCCGAGGATTGTTGAACCATCGCTGACGATATAGTCCCCATCGATGGATGGTTTGACACCCACACCGGGTGCAACAGTATCCATATGGACTGTAAAGTAGATTGGTTCAGCCTTGGTGTTGTCCCCTTTGAGACTGACGAGTATATTTCCCGCACCATAGCCGGTTTTCTCCTGAGTATCATCTTCTTGGGCTTCGATACCCATATCTTTGAATTTTTTGAGAAGATAGTCGGCCATCTCCCTTTCGTGGCCGGTTTCGGAATCGATCTGTACCATTTCCATAAATTGATCGATGAGTCTGTCCTTGTTCATAAATGGCTTCCTCCAATAGTTGAGTTGATTGTATAGTAGACGTATATTATAATTAAAAGAGCAAATTTATAAGGATGGTTTTATGAACAACAAAAAAGTTCAAAAAGCAGTAATCTGGTTCATGATAATTCTCATTGTCATTTCAGGCGTGCTTTTCGGCGTCAGCATGCTGACAACAGTGTAACCAAATTAAAGAGGTCCCTCAGGACCTCTTTTTTTGTTCATCAGATTTCTTTGCCGTGCTCTTCGAACCAAGCCTGCAGGTTCGTGATGACACTCATCGTTTCATGGCCTTCAATTTCGTGCCTCTCGATCATGTCTACGACCTTACCGTCCTTGAAGAGGGCAAATGAAGGGGATGACGGAAGATATTCGGGTGCTTTTTCCCTGACATGTTCAGTCGCCTCCTTGTCCTGACCGGCAAATACGGTGAGCAGCTGGTCGGGCAGCTTATCATAATTAAGGGCGTGTTTGGCAGCCGGACGTGCGATGCCACCGGCACAGCCGCATACAGAGTTGACCATTACGAGTGCCGTGCCTTCTTTTGAAAGGTGCTGGTCCACCTCTTCAGGTGTAGTCAGTTCCGTATAGCCCGATTCCTTCATTTCGCTTCTTGCCTGGCTCACGACATCATTCATATACATATTGAAATCCATATTCATTATAAAAACTCCTTTTGAAACAGCCCCATGGAGAGGATGCGATTTCAGTTCCTTGTATTCAATTCTATAGCGGATTAAAGGTTTTGTAAAGTCTAGTAGATCGAAGTCGTTTCGACAGAATACGCTTCAATCCTCTCTTTGACGGCTTTCAGGAACTGGCCTGCCACCAGACCGTCCAGAACGCGGTGGTCGATGGACAGGCAGAGGTTGACCATATGCCTGACGGCAATCATATCATCAATGATCACCGGCTTCTTGACGATGGATTCAACCTGCAGTATGGCAGCCTGGGGATGGTTGATGATCCCCATGGACTGTACGGAACCGAAGGCGCCGGTATTGTTTACCGTGAAGGTCCCCCCTGCCATGTGCTCCTGTGTGAGCTTATGGCTGCGTCCGAGCGCTGCAAGTTCCCCCACCTGCTTGGCGATCCCCTTGATGGAGAGGTCGTCGGCATTCCGGATGACCGGCACATAGAGTTTATCATCGCCGGCTACGGCGATGGAGATGTTGATGTCCTTGTTGAGGACGATCTTATCCCCCTGCCATGAACTGTTCAGCATCGGATATTCCTTCAATGTCTCGGCGACTGCTTTGACGAAGAAGCTGAAGAATGTGAGATTGAATCCTTCACGCTCCTTGAAGGCGGATTTATGGCTGTTGCGGACATTCACCAGATTAGTGGCATCCACCTCCATCATCATCCATGCATGGGGAATCTCCTGGCTGGACTGGACCATTTTATTGGCGACTGCTTTTCTGACTCCGGTTACCGGTATTTCATCCCCCGCCACGATGTTCCCGGAAGCTGACGCAGGGTCTGCCTGCTGATCAGTGGAAGGCGCTGCCTCCGTCTGTGTTCCGGCGGTCACGGGGCCTGCTTCAATCGTCTTCAGAACATCCTTCTTCGTAATACGTCCTTCAAACCCTGTACCTTCAATCGTATTGAGATCGAGGTCATGCTCCTCGGCCAATCGCATCACTACAGGGGAAATTCTTGTTTTGCCCTTCTTCTGGGCACCCTGTTCCACTTTGCCTGTGGAGGATGGTGCGTCCTCCTGATTTTCATCGGCTGACGGGGCCGCCTCTTCAGACGCCTTGGCGCTTCCTTCATCCTCGTCAGCTTTTCCGGCCTCTCCAGCACCATCCGTATCCATCAGACATACCGGGGTACCGACTTCAACGGTATCCCCTTCCGCCACAAGGAGTTCCTTGATCGTGCCCTCGAATACGGAAGGCACTTCCGCGGTCACCTTGTCGGTGATGACTTCACACAGGGGATCATATTCCTCGACCGTATCCCCGGGCTGGACCAGCCATTTTTCAATGGTCCCTTCTGTAACACTTTCGCCGAGCTTCGGCATCAGCACTTCTTCCATAGGTTTCGTCCTCCTTAATGCTCCGCGAGCTCTTTCATTTTGGCTTCTATCTTGTCGGGGTTTATCATGAAGAAATCTTCCATCGGTGGCGCATACGGCATGGAGGGGACATCCGGCCCTGCGAGCCTCATGACGGGCGCATCGAGATCATACAGGCAGTTTTCTGCGATGATCGCAGAAACTTCGCTGATGACGCTGCCCTCGAGGTTATCCTCTGTGACAAGCAGTACTTTTCCTGTTTTAGAAGCTGCTTGGATGATGCTTTCCTTATCAAGCGGGTAGATGGTCCGGAGATCGAGGACTTCCGCTTCATACCCATCCTTCGACAGCCGTTCAGCTGCCTGCAGGGCATAATTGACGCATAGGCCATATGTAATGACCGTAATGTCATCTCCTTCACGTTTGACGTCCGCCTTGCCGATCGGTACGGTATGATCGCCTTCAGGCACCTCTTCCTTGAGAAGGCGGTAGGCCTTCTTGTGTTCGAAGAACAGCACCGGATCGTTGTCACGGATTGCCGAAATCAGGAGTCCCTTCGCATCGGATGGCGTGGATGGGATCACGACCTTCAGTCCAGGAGTTGAAGCAAAAATCGCCTCAACGGACTGGGAATGGTAGAGTGCACCGTGGATGCCGCCCCCAAAAGGCGCACGGATGACCATTGGACAGTTCCAGTCGTTATTGGAACGGTATCTGATCTTCGCCGCCTCACTCAGTATCTGATTCGTTGCGGGCAGTATATAGTCTGCAAACTGAATTTCCGCCACAGGTCTTTTCCCCATCATTGCAGCACCGATGCTGGTGCCGACGATATTCGATTCAGCGAGTGGTGTATCCAGGCAGCGCATTGCACCGTATTTTTCCTGGAGACCGGCAGTAACCTTGAAGACGCCGCCTTTCTTGCCGACGTCCTCACCGAGGACGAACACACTTTCATCCTGGCCCATTTCGTAGTCGAGCGCCTGGTGTATTGCCTGCAAATAAGAAATTTTAGCCATGGTGAACCTCCTCATATACATGCCTAAGGGCTTCTTCAGGTTTCGGATAAGGTGCTTTTTCAGCAGCTTTTGTCGCATCGGTGACGATTGCCTTCGCTTCTTTTTCCAGTGTTTCGAACCATGCCTCATCTGCAACGCCGTGTTCAAGTATATATGATTTGAATTTAACCAGGCAATCCGACTCCTTCATGGTCTCGCGCTCTTGCTTCTCCCGGTAGCTGTCGTCATCGTCTGAGGAATGGGCAGTCAATCGTGTGGACATCGCTTCGATGAGTGTGGCGCCTTCTCCATTGACAGCACGCTCCCTGGCTTCCTTGACAGCCTTGTATACAGCAATCGGATCGTTGCCGTCTATATGCTCTCCATGCATCCCGTAACCGAGTGCGCGATCCGACAGTTTTTCAGCACCATACTGGAGCTCACGGGGCACGCTGATTGCATAATCATTGTTTTCGATGATGCATATGAAGGGCAGGTCATGCACACCGGCAAAATTCAGCCCTTCATGGAAGTCCCCCTGGTTCGAAGAACCTTCCCCGAGTGTCGTCAGAGCCACCCGCTTCTCATTGTCCATCTTGAATTTGAAGCTTGCACCGACTGCATGGAGGAGTTGTGTTGTTACACTGGAACCCTGTGTCATGATGTTGCAGGATTTTTTGCTGAAGTGCGAAGGCATCTGCTTTCCACCGCTGGAAATATCGCCCTTCTTAGCGAAAGCGGAAAGCATCGTTTCCTCTGCAGTCATGCCAAAATGTGTAACGAGCGCAAGGTCCCTGTAGTATGGGCTGATGATATCCACTTCCCGGTCAAGTGCATATCCTGCACCCACCTGTGTCGCCTCCTGACCCTGGCATGAAATGACGAACGGAAGTTTACCGGCACGGTTGAGCAGCCACATCCTCTCGTCGATTTTTCTTGCAAGGTGCATCGTACGATACATTTCTTTCAGGTCCTCAGGTGTGAGGCCCGCTTCTTTATAATCCAACAATGTAGTGTCCTCCTTATACATGGATACCAATTCCTTCTGCATCAAGTCCGAGCTCCATCATCACTTCCCCTATGGAAGGATGGGCATGGATGGCACTCCCGATTTCAAGTGCCGATGCATCGAGAAATTTGGCCAGAGCCGCTTCGTTGATCAGTTCGGTGGCTCCGGGGCCTATAAGGGATAGGCCGAGCATATCCTTTGTTTCCGGTTCTACAAGCATTTTACCAAATCCTTTGCCGCCATGGGCGATTACCGCTTTCCCCACCGCTGCAAACGGCACCTTATGTACGGAGTATTCCATACCTGCCTCTTTGAGCTCCTTCTCTGTCCTTCCGATCGAAGCGACTTCAGGATGAGTGTAGATGCATCTTGGGACAGTAGTGTAGTCAAGCGTATATGGGCGTTTCTCGGCCATATGTTCGACTGCAATGACGGCCTCCTTGGTGGCCACATGGGCAAGCTGCAGATTGCCGATCACATCCCCTACGGCATAGATGTTCTCATCCTTCGTCTGATAGTATCTGTTGGTGGAGATATACCCGCCATCAAGCTGTATCTTCGTATTGCCGAGGCCGAGGTCTTCGGTGTTCGGTGCCCGGCCGATGGCGACCAGTGCCTTGTCGAAGGTCTCTTCCCCTTCATCGAACTGGAGTGTGATGGCATCTTCCCCTTTGCTGATGCGGTCCTCATCCAGTGCGGTGCCCACCCTGAAGGTGACACCTTCAGCTTCGAGCGCTTTTTTCAATGCGCCTGCAAGATCCTTATCCTCATGCGGAATGATCTGGTTCCCCGCTTCGACTACAGTGACATGCGTTCCGAGGTCCGTGAGTATGCTCGCAAATTCAAGACCGATGACACCACCGCCGATGATCACCATCCTGGAAGGGATATGATCGAGTGTCATCATGTCGTCGCTTGAAAGTACAAGGAAACCGTCGAATGGTAGGAACGGCAATGGCCGCGGGTGCGAACCCGTCGCAACCAGCACATGCTGGTTGATGAGTATTTCACTCTCCGCTTCCTCGTCTTCGGGGTGTTCGACCGCCACCGTACCTGCCATCGGGGAGAATATTGAGGGCCCGAGTATGCGTCCATGGCCATTGAAGACATCCACCTTATGCTTCTTCATGAGATGTCTGACGCCGCTGTACATCTGATCGACCACTTCCTGTTTCCGCTCCTGCACCTTTCCCATATCGATTTCAGGCTCGACAGAACCTATGCCGAAGATGCCGGCATGCTTCATAGTATTGGCAACCTCCGCAGATTTGAGCATGCTTTTTGTGGGTATGCATCCCTTATGGAGACATGTGCCCCCAAGCTTCTCCTTTTCGACGACTGCGGTCTTCATGCCGAGCTGGCTTGCCTTGATGGCTGCAACATAGCCGGCAGTACCGCCGCCCAGTATGACCAGGTCATATTCGTATGCCATTATATCCACTCCTACATATAGGTTTTCATTTCTTCCCTGCCTGTCAGAACACGGTATGCCCCTTCCGCCAGCGCCTGCATCTCCTCTTCCCCCGGATAGACTGAGACCGGTGCAATGAATGAAATATAGGGCCTGACGAGGTCGATGAGATACGTGCTGTGGGCCATGCCTCCTGTAAAGATGATCTGGTCTACCTGGCCCTTCAATATGGCAGAACGGGAGCCGATTTCCTTTGCAAGCTGTGCGGCAAGTGCCCTGAATATCTTTTCGGTGGCTGCGTCCCCGGAAACTGCACGCTTTTCAAGCTCAAGAGCGTCCTGGGTGCCTGCGAGGGAGATGAAGCCGCCCTCCTTCGTCAAGATCTCATAGATGCTGTCGTAATCGAGGCTGTTCTCAGTGATGTATCTGGCCAGACTGCCGTTCGGCAATGAGCCTGTACGGGTCGGGCTCATCGGCCCTTCGCCTGAAAGCCCGTCATTCACATCGATCACCCTGCCCTTTTCATGTGCCCCGACAGTGATGCCGCCCCCCATGTGGGAGACGATGACATTGACATCGGCATACTGCTTTCCGATGGATGCAGCATACTTGCGGGCGACCGCCTTCTGGTTGAGCGCATGGAAGACGGATTTCCTTTCAATGCCGCTGAGACCTGTAAGGCGCACCGCATCGGTCAGTTCATCCACGACCACCGGATCGGTGATGACTGCCCTGCAGCCATACTTTTCACGGAAACGGGCGGCGATGATGCCGCTCAGATTGGAGGCATGCCTGCCATACCTGTATGAGCCGAGATCATCGGTCATCTTGTCATTTATATCATATGTGCCGCCCTCTATCGGCTTCAGCAGTCCGCCGCGTGCGCTGACGATATCGATGGATTCCGGATTGATATCATTCCTCCCAAGGAAGCCTGTGATTGCATCGAGCCTGAAATCTATCTGATCATGGAGCGGCCTGATGATTTCGTCGGTCGGATGACTCATCGTTTCAGATATCAAGCTTTGGTCGTTCTCATATACCGCCACTTTGGTGGAGGTTCCTCCGAGGTTGACTACAAGGATGGTATATTGCATGCGGTCGCCTACCTCCTGTTCAGGGTCGTCACTTCATTGAGTGAGAAAGTGCTTCTGACGCGCATCATGCTGTCGATGCGTTCTTCTGCAAGACGGTCTGCCGCGACAGTCGGTGTTACACCGTCACGCTTGGCGATGGAGAATATCTTATCCATCTGGTTGTATATCTCCTTAACCTTGCTTTTCGCGCGCTCTGCATTATATCCCTGCAGTTCGTCTGCGACGTTGATGACCCCGCCACAGTTCACTACATAGTCGGGCGCGTAGACGATGCCGAGTTCCTCAAGCTGGCTGCCATGCTTGTCGCTGTCCAGAAGCTGGTTGTTGGCGCTGCCGCATACAGCCTTCACTTTAAGTTCTGGAATCGTGTCGTCGTTCAGGATGCCGCCGAGTGCGCATGGTGCAAAGATGTCCGCCTCGACAGAATAGATGTCTTCAATGCCTACCGCTTCAGCACCGAAGTCATTTACCGCCCGTTCCACGGAATCATCATTGATGTCCGTGACGATCAGTTTGGCCCCTTCTTCATGCAGATGTCTGCAGAGGTTGTAAGACACGTTGCCGACGCCTTGGACGGCAATCGTCCTGCCTTCGAGTGAATCATCACCAAACGCTTCCTTAGCCGTCCGCTTCATTGCCATGTATACACCATATGCGGTCATCGGACTTGGATTCCCGCCGGATCCGTATGACTCGCTGATGCCGCATACATATGGCGTTTCCTGATAGATCGTGTCCATGTCATTGACCGTAGTGCCCACATCTTCAGCGGTGATGTACCGGCCACCGAGACTGTTCACATATCTGCCCAGCGCCCTGAAGAAGGCCTCGGATTTGTCCTTCTCGGCATCTCCGATGACGACCGTCTTGCCGCCCCCAAGGTTGAGTCCGGCAGCCGCGTTCTTGTAGGTCATGCCCTTGGCAAGGCGAAGTACATCCTCTATCGCCTCTTCCTCCGTGTCATATTTCCACATTCTGCATCCGCCGAGTGCCGGACCGAGGGTAGTGTCATGTATGCATATGATCGCTTTCAGTCCACTTGTTTCATCGTGGCAGAAAATCAGCTGTTCGTAGTCGTATTGCTCCATCTTTTCAAATATCATTCATTATCACTCCAGTAATTTATTTGGAAATCATCATTGCCAGGTTTATGGAATTATATCTGTCTTCGGCACTGTCCGCCCTTGAAGTCAGCACGATGGGCATCTTGGCACCGGTGATGACGGAAGCGACTCTCGCCCCCGCAGAGTAGACCAGGGATTTATATAGGATATTGCCCGACTCTATATTCGGCGCAATCAGTATATCCACGTCCCCTGCCACCTCCGAGGCCGACCCTTTATGGCGGGCCGCATCTTCAGAAATCGCTACGTCAAATTGCAGTGGTCCCTCTATTGTACTATCAAACCCAAAGTTTTTGGCACCTGAATGTGCAAGCAATTCTGCATCGGTGGTCGATGGCATCTTATCGGTAACTTTGTCCACTGCCGACAGAAGGGCCACTTTGGGCCTTTTGACACCAAGCCGATGCGCGCATTCAAGTGCATTATCGATGATCTTTCCCTTCTGGTCGAGCGTCGGGGCAATGTTCATGCCTGCGTCACTCAGGAGGACGGCCTTGTGATAGTTGGGCATGTCGAACAGTGCGACGTGGCTAAGGAGACGTGTATGTATCAGTCCATATTCCTTTTTTAACACTTCCTTCATTAAAATGGAAGTTGGAACCAGGCCTTTCATGAGTATGTTGGCCTCCCCCGATACAACAAGCTCCAGGGCGCGCACTGCTGCTTCCTGGTCGCCCGCCGCATGATGTATTGTAATCGCATGGCCGAGCATATGGCCGGCACCCAATGAGTGAAGCATGGATTCAAGTGAACTCTGGTCATCCACCAGATGGCAGACCGCCCCTTTTTCTTCAATTATGCGTATAAGGGGCTTCAGCACTTCAGGGTCTGCCGCCCTGCATACTGAAAGCGCTGTCATTTTATTTTTATCCCCTATGAAAATTTCATCGAACTTCATGTTCCTACCTCCCCTGCAATTTTTATTATACATATCCGCATGTGAATTTGCAGGATTTTAGATAAACATGGAATGTTCTGAAGATTCATATAAAATCATTTGTTTTATTACTCATCTCCCATGGGTTATAATGATCCTATACAAATAATCAGGGTGATTCTATGCAGAAGGTGATTGCGCTCGTCATACTTGTCGTACCGGTATTTCTGGCAGGTCTGGGCATCAAATATATGAGGGACAGTGTTTTCGGCATCGTCAATGATCCATTCACGCTTACAGTCGTACAGTTCATCGTCGGACTTGTTCTGACGGTGGCCGGGGTATGGTTCATCGGCGGCTATATACTGCACCGCGAACAGCGTCAGAAAAGGGTTCAGGAACGTTTCCTGGAGAGGTCGAGACAATTGAAGGATGAAGAAAAAAGAGAAAGAGACGAATTGTAGATCAATTCGTCTCTTTCTCTTTGGCTGCTATCAACGTTTTTGCATTCTCCAGTGCTGCATCGGTGATGTCCGAGCCGCTCAGCATCCTGGCAATCTCGTAGACATGGTCGTCCGCATCAAGATATTTGGCGCTTGATGCCGTCCGCTGATCCATGGTCTCCTTTGATACATACAGGTGGTGGTCCGCGAGTGCGGCCGCCTGCGGCAGATGCGAGATTGAAATGACCTGGCGCGTCCTTGAGAGGATCTGCATCTTCTCGGCCATGCGGGTGGCGACGAATCCACTGACGCCGGTATCTATTTCATCAAGGATCAGCATGCTCTGTGCATCGAACTCTGTAAAGATTGTCCGAAGCGCAAGCATCACCCTTGCGATTTCACCGCCTGAGGCGATGCGGTTCATCGCTTTGAGCGGCTCTCCTGCATTGGTGG
The sequence above is drawn from the Salinicoccus roseus genome and encodes:
- a CDS encoding DUF2627 domain-containing protein encodes the protein MQKVIALVILVVPVFLAGLGIKYMRDSVFGIVNDPFTLTVVQFIVGLVLTVAGVWFIGGYILHREQRQKRVQERFLERSRQLKDEEKRERDEL